Part of the Sodalinema gerasimenkoae IPPAS B-353 genome is shown below.
ACTTCAATTGCCATATTGCACAAACTCCCAAATTCTGTCGACACTATCTTATCGTCAGACTGCCGCCAGTTGACCCTGAAGCAGTCCCTCAAACAAGCCTAAACCATCCGTAGACCCCAGTTGCGCGTCAGCGGCTCGTTCAGGGTGGGGCATCATACCTAGCACATTTCCTGCTTCATTGCAAATTCCCGCAATATTATTTAACGAGCCGTTAGGATTCCCCGACTCATCCACTGCTCCTGAGGGGCTACAGTAGCGAAAGAGAACCCGGCCTTGGTCTTCGAGTTGAGCTAGGGTGTCAGCATCGGCATGATAGCGGCCTTCCCCATGAGCGATGGGCAACTTAATCTGGGTTTGGCCACCATAGGCGCTAGTCCAGAATCGCCCTTGAGCCTCTACTCGTAGGGGGACGCGATCGCAAATAAAATGTAGATCCCGATTGCGAACTAAAGCGCCGGGGAGTAAGCCGACTTCCGTGAGGATCTGGAAACCATTGCAAATCCCCAACACCGGCTTACCTGCCTGGGCATGATCGAGAACCGATCGCATAATCGGAGAAAAGCGGGCGATCGCCCCACAGCGGAGATAGTCCCCATAGCTAAAGCCGCCCGGAACCACCACCACATCAATATCTGCTAAATCCGTCTCCTGATGCCAGACTTTGCGGGTGGGCTGTTTGAGGATATCTTGAGTGACGTAGACGACATCACGATCGCAATTTGAGCCAGGAAAGACAATTACACCAAATCTCATGCCGCTACTCCTTCCGTCAGCACCTGAACCTCAAAGCGATAGTTTTCAATGGTGGGATTAGCCAGAAGGCGATCGCACATCTGGTCCACCTGTTGCGTCGCGTCAGCCTCATCCGCCGCCGTGACCGTCAGTTCCACATATTTACCAATGCGGACCCCGGCAACCCCCGTAAATCCAAGTTGTTGCAGTCCGGATTGCACTGCCGTTCCCGCTGGGTCTAAGACCGAAGGACGCAGGGTGACATAAATTTGGGCTTGATAAGTTTGACTCACGGCAATGACTCAGATGCTTGGCACAATAGTAGTTGAGGTGCTACTTAATCTACGTTACCCCATCGCGTTCCCCAACGATCCACATTCACCCTCTAACCCTCTAAAAGTCCTGTTCATGAAAAGCCGTCGCACCCGTTCCCAGGAAAAAATCCTCACCCTCCTCAACACTCAAGGGCGATCGCTCTCCGCCCAAGATATCTATGTCAAGTTACGGGAGCAAAATCAAAGTCTGGGGTTAGCGACCGTCTATCGTTCTCTCGAATCCCTTAAACTCGAAGGCTTAGTCCAAGTTCGTACCCTCGCCAGTGGTGAATCCCTCTATAGTTCCCGCCAACAGGACAAACACCACCTCACCTGTCTCCAATGTGGTGCCTCAATCCCCATCGGGGAATGTCCCGTCCATGACCTAGAACATCGCCTACAAGACAAACATCAGTTCAAAATCTTCTACCACACCCTAGAGTTCTTTGGACTCTGTGAGGCTTGCATAGAGGACAATACAAGCGACTAGCCCGGGAAAGGCTCTGTGATTTGAGTCACCGTAGCCGGGGGAAATGACGCACAGGGCCAATGCCATTTCCATCACCCCACCTATCCCAGTAACATCACCGTTTTAGGCGAATTGCGTCACGGTTGTTCTCAGAGGGATCACCGATAGTAGGAATGACCGCGTTGAACTATCGGCGAAGACGATGCCTACTCACTTTAAAATCCCTCAACATTCTGTCGATGACCTGTTTGCTCAAATCTGGCAATCTGGATATGTCAGTCTCCATGCTCGACATGTTCTGCGCAGCCTCCTCCTCGAAGAAGCCTACAACCAAGATGAGCAAGCCACCATTGATCGGCTGCTATATGCAGTCCGGCGAGGCTGGCTCAAAGTCCAATCCTAGGTTCCTACTTCAGACATTACCTAACCACAGGCAACCACTCAATCAGACCCTCTGTTGCCCTCAACTCCCTCCCCAATGGGAACTGAATACAAAAAAAGGACGCCTCTACTGAGGTCGTCCCTTTTGAATTTGAGTTAAATGCGGAACCCGGGACTTGAACCCGGAAGTCCTAAGCGAACACTAGAACCTGAATCTAGCGCGTCTACCAATTCCGCCAGTTCCGCGTATTTATTCTAAGTTGCGTCTTTTTCATCCGCGATTTACCATTATTTAAGATATCATCGAGTTTGTCAACCCCCCACACTCAAGTTTATCGAAAATTTTGGGTCTAAAACCCCGTCCTTCTAGGACGGCTTTTGACAATCCTGCTTTTTTGTGCCAAGATTGTCCGCACAACCGATGCCAACGGTGCGATGCTTGTTCTTGAGTTCAAAATCAAAGGGAAGCCCCACCAATACGCGGCGATTGACGAAGCGATCCGAACCGCACAGTTCGTTCGTAACAAGGCACTGCGCTATTGGATGGATACCCCTGGGGTCAACAAATACGACCTTAACAAGTACTGTCGGGTACTCGCCCGAGAGTATGACTTTGCTCGAGAACTCAACAGCACGGCTCGTCAAGCTTCAGCAGAACGTGCTTGGTCGGCAATTTCTCGATTTTTCGAGAACTGTCGCCAGTC
Proteins encoded:
- the purQ gene encoding phosphoribosylformylglycinamidine synthase subunit PurQ, which produces MRFGVIVFPGSNCDRDVVYVTQDILKQPTRKVWHQETDLADIDVVVVPGGFSYGDYLRCGAIARFSPIMRSVLDHAQAGKPVLGICNGFQILTEVGLLPGALVRNRDLHFICDRVPLRVEAQGRFWTSAYGGQTQIKLPIAHGEGRYHADADTLAQLEDQGRVLFRYCSPSGAVDESGNPNGSLNNIAGICNEAGNVLGMMPHPERAADAQLGSTDGLGLFEGLLQGQLAAV
- the purS gene encoding phosphoribosylformylglycinamidine synthase subunit PurS, whose protein sequence is MSQTYQAQIYVTLRPSVLDPAGTAVQSGLQQLGFTGVAGVRIGKYVELTVTAADEADATQQVDQMCDRLLANPTIENYRFEVQVLTEGVAA
- a CDS encoding Fur family transcriptional regulator, yielding MKSRRTRSQEKILTLLNTQGRSLSAQDIYVKLREQNQSLGLATVYRSLESLKLEGLVQVRTLASGESLYSSRQQDKHHLTCLQCGASIPIGECPVHDLEHRLQDKHQFKIFYHTLEFFGLCEACIEDNTSD